The DNA sequence GCCGGAAACCTATGCGCTGATGCTGGCCGGCCTCGGCGCGATCGGTTTCATGGCCCGCCGTCGCCGCCGCCAGGACTGACTGCGTCTTCGCAGCATGAACAAAAGCCGCCCTCGGGCGGCTTTTTCGTTGTGCGACGCGATCCTCAGCCGGCCAGCAGCGCGTTGACGCGCCGCACGTAGGCGGCCGGGTCATCCAGCTGCCCGCCCTCGGCCAGCAGCGCCTGGTCGAACAGGATGTGGGCCAGGTCCTCGAAGCGGTCGGTGCGCTCCAGCCGCTTGACCAGCGCGTGCTCGGGATTGATTTCGAGGATGGGCTTGACCTCGGGCGTCTTCTGGCCGGCCTGCTTGAGCAGGCGCGCCAGGTGTCCGCTGATGTCGCCCTCCTCGCCCACCAGGCAGGCGGGCGAGTCGACCAGGCGGGTCGTCACGCGCACGTCCTTGGCCTTGTCCTTCAGCGTTTCCTTCAGGCGCTCCAGCAGCGGCTTGATCGCGGCCGCGGCTTCCTCGGCCTTCTTCTTCTCTTCCTCGTCCTGCAGCTTGCCCAGGTCCACCGCGCCCTTGGCGACGCTTTGCAGCGGCTTGCCGTCGAACTCGTACAGGTGGCTGAGCATCCACTCGTCGACCCGGTCGGTCAGCAGCAGCACCTCGATGCCCTTCTTGCGGAAGATCTCCAGTTGCGGGCTGTTGCGCGCGGCGGCCAGCGTCTCGGCGGTGATGTAGTAGATCGCCTCCTGGCCTTCCTTCATGCGGCTGACGTAGTCGGCGAACGACACGCCCTCGTCGGCATGGGTGGAGGCAAAGCGCAGCAGCCTGGCCAGGCGCTCGCGGTTGGCATGGTCCTCGCCGATGCCCTCCTTGAGCACCGCGCCGAACTCCTTCCAGAACGCGGCGTACTTGTCCTTGTGGTTCTCGGCCAGGTCCTCGAGCATGCCCAGCACGCGCTTGGTCGAGCCCTCGCGGATGGCCTTCACGTCGCGGCTTTCCTGCAGCAGCTCGCGGCTGACGTTGAGCGGCAGGTCCGACGAGTCGATCACGCCCTTGACGAAGCGCAGGTAGACCGGCATCAGCGCCTCGGCGTCGTCCATGATGAAGACGCGCTTGACGTAGAGCTTCACGCCGCCGCGCTTCTCGCGGTTCCACAGGTCGTACGGCGCCTTGGACGGGATGAACAGCAGCTGCGTGTACTCGGTGCGGCCCTCGACCCGGTTGTGCGTGTAGGCCAGCGGCGGCTCGTTATCGTAGCTGATCTGCTTGTAGAACTCGTGGTACTGCGCCTCCGTGATCTCGTTCTTCGGGCGCACCCACAGGGCCGCAGCCTGGTTGACGGTCTCCCACTCGTCCAGCAGCACGTACTCGCCCTTGTCCTTGTCCCACTGCTCCTTGCGCATCAGGATGGGCAGCGAGATGTGGTCGGAGTAGCGGTTGATGATGGACTTGAGCCGCCAGGTGTTGAGGAAGTCGGTGTCGCTGTCGCGCAGGTGCAGTATCACGTCGGTGCCGCGCTGCGGCCGGGTGATCGTCTCGACCTCGAACTCGCCGGTGCCGTCGCTGCTCCAGCGCACGCCCTCCTCGGGCTTGAGCCCGGCGCGGCGCGATTCGACCGTGATGCGGTCGGCGACGATGAACCCGCTGTAGAACCCGACACCGAACTGGCCGATCAGCTGCGCGTCCTTCTGCTGGTCGCCCGAGAGCTTGTCCATGAACTCGCGCGTGCCGCTTTTGGCGATGGTGCCCAGGTTGGCGATCGCCTCGTCCGCCGACAGGCCGATGCCGTTGTCGCTGATGGTGATGGTCCTGGCGGCCTTGTCGAAGGTGACGCGGATCTCCAGGTTGGGCCGGTCCTCGTACAGCGCGTTGTCGTTCAGCGCCTCGAAGCGCAGCTTGTCGCAGGCGTCCGAAGCGTTGGACACCAGCTCGCGCAGGAAGATCTCCTTGTTCGAGTACAGCGAATGCGCCACCAGGTGCAGCAGCTGCTTGACTTCGGCTTGGAATGACAGGGTCTGTTTGTCCATGGCGTGTCCGGTGTGCGGTGTTCCGTCTTTGCTCTCGGAAAGGGTAGCGGGCGCCCAAATGGGGATGGCGGCATGGTTTTTCAAGG is a window from the Caldimonas thermodepolymerans genome containing:
- the htpG gene encoding molecular chaperone HtpG encodes the protein MDKQTLSFQAEVKQLLHLVAHSLYSNKEIFLRELVSNASDACDKLRFEALNDNALYEDRPNLEIRVTFDKAARTITISDNGIGLSADEAIANLGTIAKSGTREFMDKLSGDQQKDAQLIGQFGVGFYSGFIVADRITVESRRAGLKPEEGVRWSSDGTGEFEVETITRPQRGTDVILHLRDSDTDFLNTWRLKSIINRYSDHISLPILMRKEQWDKDKGEYVLLDEWETVNQAAALWVRPKNEITEAQYHEFYKQISYDNEPPLAYTHNRVEGRTEYTQLLFIPSKAPYDLWNREKRGGVKLYVKRVFIMDDAEALMPVYLRFVKGVIDSSDLPLNVSRELLQESRDVKAIREGSTKRVLGMLEDLAENHKDKYAAFWKEFGAVLKEGIGEDHANRERLARLLRFASTHADEGVSFADYVSRMKEGQEAIYYITAETLAAARNSPQLEIFRKKGIEVLLLTDRVDEWMLSHLYEFDGKPLQSVAKGAVDLGKLQDEEEKKKAEEAAAAIKPLLERLKETLKDKAKDVRVTTRLVDSPACLVGEEGDISGHLARLLKQAGQKTPEVKPILEINPEHALVKRLERTDRFEDLAHILFDQALLAEGGQLDDPAAYVRRVNALLAG